In Myotis daubentonii chromosome 10, mMyoDau2.1, whole genome shotgun sequence, one genomic interval encodes:
- the ATG9B gene encoding autophagy-related protein 9B isoform X1: MDNPGLRIGPLIPEQDYERLEDCDPEGSQDSPLHGEEQQPLLHVPEGLRGSWHHIQDLDSFFTKIYSYHQRNGFACILLEDVFQLGQFVFIITFTTFLLRCVDYNILFANQPNNQTRPGLPHSKVTLSDAILPSSQCAQRIRSSPLLVFLLILAAAFWLVQLLRSVCNLFSYWDIQVFYREALHIPPEELSSVPWAEVQSRLLALQRSGGLCVQPRPLTELDVHHRILRYTNYQVALANKGLLPARCALPWGGSLAFLSRGLALNVDLLLFRGPFSLFRGGWELPDAYKRHEQRGTLAARWRRTVLLLAAVNLALSPLVLAWQVLHAFYSHVELLRREPGALGARRWSRLARLQLRHFNELPHELRARLARAYRPAAAFLRAAAPPAPLLALLARQLVFFAGALFAALLLLTVYDEDVLAVEHVLTAMTALGVTATVARSFIPEEQCQARSPQLLLQSALAHMHYLPEEPGAAGRASAYRQMARLLQYRAVSLLEELLSPLLTPLFLLFWFCPRALEIIDFFHHFTVDVAGVGDICSFALMDVKRHGHPQWLSAGQTEASQSQRAEDGKTELSLMRFSLVHPQWRPPGHSSKFLGQLRGRVQQDAAALGATSVRSPATPGVLSDSSSPLPEAFLANLLVHPFLPPRDLSPTAPCPAAATASLLASISRIGQDHSCVSPGGTGGLKLAQLPELASAEMSLHAIYLHQLHQQQQQELWGEPSASSLSRPWSSPPQTLSPDEEKPSWSSDGSSPASSPRQQWRTQRTQNLFPGGFQTMDTQKEPGQTHSTA, translated from the exons ATG GACAATCCTGGGCTGCGGATAGGCCCTCTGATCCCTGAGCAGGATTATGAGCGGCTGGAGGACTGtgaccctgaggggtcccaagaCTCACCCCTCCAtggggaggagcagcagcccctgcTTCATGTGCCTGAAGGGCTCCGAG GCTCCTGGCACCACATCCAGGACCTGGACAGCTTCTTCACCAAG ATCTACAGCTACCACCAGCGGAATGGCTTTGCCTGTATCCTGCTGGAGGATGTCTTCCAGCTGGG GCAGTTTGTTTTCATCATCACCTTCACGACCTTCCTTCTTCGCTGCGTGGATTACAACATTCTCTTtgccaaccaaccaaacaaccaaacaagaCCTGGGCTGCCTCACAGCAAAGTGACTTTGTCAGATGCCATCCTACCCTCATCCCAGTGTGCCCAGCG gatCCGCTCAAGCCCTCTGCTGGTCTTCCTTCTGATCCTGGCTGCGGCCTTCTGGCTTGTTCAGCTGCTTCGCTCAGTCTGCAACCTCTTCAGCTACTGGGACATCCAGGTGTTTTACAGGGAGGCCCTGCACATCCCCCCG GAGGAGCTCAGTTCCGTGCCCTGGGCCGAGGTGCAGTCGCGCCTCCTGGCGCTGCAGAGGAGCGGGGGCCTGTGCGTGCAGCCGCGGCCGCTGACCGAGCTGGACGTCCACCACCGCATCCTGCGCTACACCAACTACCAGGTGGCGCTGGCCAACAAGGGCCTGCTGCCGGCGCGCTGCGCGCTGCCCTGGGGGGGCAGCCTGGCCTTCCTCAGCCGCGGCCTGGCGCTCAACGTCGACCTGCTCCTCTTCCGAGGGCCCTTCTCGCTCTTCCGCGGGGGCTGGGAGCTGCCGGACGCCTACAAGCGCCATGAGCAGCGGGGCACCCTGGCCGCGCGCTGGCGGCGCACCGTGCTGCTGCTGGCCGCCGTGAACCTGGCGCTGAGCCCGCTGGTGCTGGCCTGGCAGGTGCTGCACGCCTTCTACAGCCACGTGGAGCTGCTGCGGCGCGAGCCGGGCGCCCTGGGGGCGCGCCGCTGGTCCCGCCTGGCCCGCCTGCAGCTCCGCCACTTCAACGAGCTGCCGCACGAGCTGCGCGCGCGCCTGGCCCGCGCCTACCGCCCGGCCGCCGCCTTCCTGCGCGCCGCGGCGCCCCCCGCGCCCCTGCTCGCGCTGCTGGCCCGCCAGCTCGTCTTCTTCGCGGGGGCGCTCTTCGCCGCGCTGCTCCTGCTCACTGTCTATGACGAGGACGTGCTCGCCGTGGAGCACGTGCTCACCGCCATGACCGCGCTCGGGGTCACGGCCACCGTGGCCAG GTCTTTCATTCCGGAGGAGCAGTGCCAGGCGCGTTCTCCGCAGCTCCTGCTGCAGTCGGCCTTGGCCCACATGCATTACCTCCCCGAGGAGCCCGGTGCTGCCGGCAGGGCCAGCGCTTACCGGCAGATGGCGCGGCTGTTGCAATACCGAGCG GTCTCCCTCTTGGAGGAGCTCCTGTCCCCGCTCCTCACCCCACTGTTTCTGCTCTTTTGGTTTTGCCCTCGTGCCCTGGAGATTATTGacttttttcatcatttcactgTGGATGTGGCTGGGGTTGGTGACATCTGTTCCTTTGCCCTCATGGATGTGAAGCGCCACGGCCACCCTCAG tggcTCTCGGCAGGACAGACCGAGGCCTCGCAGTCTCAGCGTGCAGAGGACGGGAAGACTGAGCTCTCCCTGATGAGGTTCTCCCTGGTGCACCCACAATGGCGCCCCCCAGGGCACAGCTCCAAGTTCCTGGGGCAACTTCGAGGCCGGGTACAACAGGATGCAGCCGCTTTGGGCGCCACCTCGGTTCGCAGCCCTGCCACTCCGGGGGTACTCAGCGACTCTTCCTCACCTCTG CCAGAGGCCTTCTTGGCtaacctcttggtgcaccccttcctgcccccacgGGACCTGAGCcccacagccccctgcccagctgcAGCCACGGCCAGCCTCCTGGCTTCCATTTCCCGAATTGGCCAGGACCACAG CTGTGTGTCCCCTGGAGGTACTGGGGGCCTGAAGCTGGCCCAGCTACCAGAGCTTGCTTCTGCTGAGATGAGTCTTCATGCCATCTACCTGCACCAG ctccatcagcagcagcagcaggaactgTGGGGCGagccctcagcctcctccctgtCCAGACCCTGGTCCAGCCCCCCGCAAACACTCTCACCTGATGAGGAGAAGCCATCCTGGTCAAGTGATG GCTCCAgtcctgcctccagccccagaCAGCAGTGGAGAACCCAGAGGACCCAGAATCTGTTCCCTGGAGGTTTTCAGACCATGGACACTCAGAAGGAGCCTGGCCAGACCCATAGCACTGCTTGA
- the ATG9B gene encoding autophagy-related protein 9B isoform X2: MVRRMGWGRSRGQLGQWGDLGPGSVPLLPMPLPPLPPPPCRGPGGGRLSIFSLSPAPHTRSVPSSVPPPVLGPSCPAVQTPGASQPPHRALPTPATPPTQVELVMTPITTPPSWGSHSTPRLASVTAPPSRRCPQDNPGLRIGPLIPEQDYERLEDCDPEGSQDSPLHGEEQQPLLHVPEGLRGSWHHIQDLDSFFTKIYSYHQRNGFACILLEDVFQLGQFVFIITFTTFLLRCVDYNILFANQPNNQTRPGLPHSKVTLSDAILPSSQCAQRIRSSPLLVFLLILAAAFWLVQLLRSVCNLFSYWDIQVFYREALHIPPEELSSVPWAEVQSRLLALQRSGGLCVQPRPLTELDVHHRILRYTNYQVALANKGLLPARCALPWGGSLAFLSRGLALNVDLLLFRGPFSLFRGGWELPDAYKRHEQRGTLAARWRRTVLLLAAVNLALSPLVLAWQVLHAFYSHVELLRREPGALGARRWSRLARLQLRHFNELPHELRARLARAYRPAAAFLRAAAPPAPLLALLARQLVFFAGALFAALLLLTVYDEDVLAVEHVLTAMTALGVTATVARSFIPEEQCQARSPQLLLQSALAHMHYLPEEPGAAGRASAYRQMARLLQYRAVSLLEELLSPLLTPLFLLFWFCPRALEIIDFFHHFTVDVAGVGDICSFALMDVKRHGHPQWLSAGQTEASQSQRAEDGKTELSLMRFSLVHPQWRPPGHSSKFLGQLRGRVQQDAAALGATSVRSPATPGVLSDSSSPLPEAFLANLLVHPFLPPRDLSPTAPCPAAATASLLASISRIGQDHSCVSPGGTGGLKLAQLPELASAEMSLHAIYLHQLHQQQQQELWGEPSASSLSRPWSSPPQTLSPDEEKPSWSSDGSSPASSPRQQWRTQRTQNLFPGGFQTMDTQKEPGQTHSTA; the protein is encoded by the exons ATGGTGAGGCGaatgggctgggggaggagcagggggcagctggggcaATGGGGAGACCTGGGGCCTGGATCAGTGCCCCTCCTCCCCATGCcactgcctcctcttcctcctcctccgtgtcgggggcctgggggagggaggctctcCATCTTCTCTCTGTCCCCTGCTCCTCACACAAGAAGTGTGCCTTCTTCCGTTCCTCCCCCCGTCCTGGGGCCCTCCTGCCCAGCTGTACAGACCCCAGGGGCTTCTCAGCCCCCACAcagggccctccccaccccagccacaccCCCAACACAGGTAGAGCTTGTGATGACACCCATCACCACTCCTCCCTCCTGGGGTTCCCATTCCACCCCACGCCTGGCTTCGGTGACTGCCCCTCCTTCACGCCGATGCCCCCAGGACAATCCTGGGCTGCGGATAGGCCCTCTGATCCCTGAGCAGGATTATGAGCGGCTGGAGGACTGtgaccctgaggggtcccaagaCTCACCCCTCCAtggggaggagcagcagcccctgcTTCATGTGCCTGAAGGGCTCCGAG GCTCCTGGCACCACATCCAGGACCTGGACAGCTTCTTCACCAAG ATCTACAGCTACCACCAGCGGAATGGCTTTGCCTGTATCCTGCTGGAGGATGTCTTCCAGCTGGG GCAGTTTGTTTTCATCATCACCTTCACGACCTTCCTTCTTCGCTGCGTGGATTACAACATTCTCTTtgccaaccaaccaaacaaccaaacaagaCCTGGGCTGCCTCACAGCAAAGTGACTTTGTCAGATGCCATCCTACCCTCATCCCAGTGTGCCCAGCG gatCCGCTCAAGCCCTCTGCTGGTCTTCCTTCTGATCCTGGCTGCGGCCTTCTGGCTTGTTCAGCTGCTTCGCTCAGTCTGCAACCTCTTCAGCTACTGGGACATCCAGGTGTTTTACAGGGAGGCCCTGCACATCCCCCCG GAGGAGCTCAGTTCCGTGCCCTGGGCCGAGGTGCAGTCGCGCCTCCTGGCGCTGCAGAGGAGCGGGGGCCTGTGCGTGCAGCCGCGGCCGCTGACCGAGCTGGACGTCCACCACCGCATCCTGCGCTACACCAACTACCAGGTGGCGCTGGCCAACAAGGGCCTGCTGCCGGCGCGCTGCGCGCTGCCCTGGGGGGGCAGCCTGGCCTTCCTCAGCCGCGGCCTGGCGCTCAACGTCGACCTGCTCCTCTTCCGAGGGCCCTTCTCGCTCTTCCGCGGGGGCTGGGAGCTGCCGGACGCCTACAAGCGCCATGAGCAGCGGGGCACCCTGGCCGCGCGCTGGCGGCGCACCGTGCTGCTGCTGGCCGCCGTGAACCTGGCGCTGAGCCCGCTGGTGCTGGCCTGGCAGGTGCTGCACGCCTTCTACAGCCACGTGGAGCTGCTGCGGCGCGAGCCGGGCGCCCTGGGGGCGCGCCGCTGGTCCCGCCTGGCCCGCCTGCAGCTCCGCCACTTCAACGAGCTGCCGCACGAGCTGCGCGCGCGCCTGGCCCGCGCCTACCGCCCGGCCGCCGCCTTCCTGCGCGCCGCGGCGCCCCCCGCGCCCCTGCTCGCGCTGCTGGCCCGCCAGCTCGTCTTCTTCGCGGGGGCGCTCTTCGCCGCGCTGCTCCTGCTCACTGTCTATGACGAGGACGTGCTCGCCGTGGAGCACGTGCTCACCGCCATGACCGCGCTCGGGGTCACGGCCACCGTGGCCAG GTCTTTCATTCCGGAGGAGCAGTGCCAGGCGCGTTCTCCGCAGCTCCTGCTGCAGTCGGCCTTGGCCCACATGCATTACCTCCCCGAGGAGCCCGGTGCTGCCGGCAGGGCCAGCGCTTACCGGCAGATGGCGCGGCTGTTGCAATACCGAGCG GTCTCCCTCTTGGAGGAGCTCCTGTCCCCGCTCCTCACCCCACTGTTTCTGCTCTTTTGGTTTTGCCCTCGTGCCCTGGAGATTATTGacttttttcatcatttcactgTGGATGTGGCTGGGGTTGGTGACATCTGTTCCTTTGCCCTCATGGATGTGAAGCGCCACGGCCACCCTCAG tggcTCTCGGCAGGACAGACCGAGGCCTCGCAGTCTCAGCGTGCAGAGGACGGGAAGACTGAGCTCTCCCTGATGAGGTTCTCCCTGGTGCACCCACAATGGCGCCCCCCAGGGCACAGCTCCAAGTTCCTGGGGCAACTTCGAGGCCGGGTACAACAGGATGCAGCCGCTTTGGGCGCCACCTCGGTTCGCAGCCCTGCCACTCCGGGGGTACTCAGCGACTCTTCCTCACCTCTG CCAGAGGCCTTCTTGGCtaacctcttggtgcaccccttcctgcccccacgGGACCTGAGCcccacagccccctgcccagctgcAGCCACGGCCAGCCTCCTGGCTTCCATTTCCCGAATTGGCCAGGACCACAG CTGTGTGTCCCCTGGAGGTACTGGGGGCCTGAAGCTGGCCCAGCTACCAGAGCTTGCTTCTGCTGAGATGAGTCTTCATGCCATCTACCTGCACCAG ctccatcagcagcagcagcaggaactgTGGGGCGagccctcagcctcctccctgtCCAGACCCTGGTCCAGCCCCCCGCAAACACTCTCACCTGATGAGGAGAAGCCATCCTGGTCAAGTGATG GCTCCAgtcctgcctccagccccagaCAGCAGTGGAGAACCCAGAGGACCCAGAATCTGTTCCCTGGAGGTTTTCAGACCATGGACACTCAGAAGGAGCCTGGCCAGACCCATAGCACTGCTTGA